From one Aspergillus fumigatus Af293 chromosome 8, whole genome shotgun sequence genomic stretch:
- a CDS encoding non-ribosomal peptide synthetase yields MVFSEENQLDLGLGALFKAQVSENGAAVAVESDGHALSYADLHSKALYLAYQIQRLCPCDGTPVGILIPRGINHILGQVAVLYLGRSCVPLDFKLPDDHLNNMLHDIGTNLVICDQETTHRLPTFTHVLADHTIEAPGPSFEPLLKGPKSCSHILHTSGTTGKPKAIEIFAEGLINILLDPSSFVKKGDRVGHITSVAFDASLVDIWGSLVNGATIVCIPMETVLDPLELSRQIKSLKLNVMQITTSLLNITAYASPSAFSSLETLITGGEAINVQTIRTIFEGGPPRRIINGYGPTECSVYTLWHPVSREEAQRGEIPVGKPFCNVQTCLVDENLIPVKAGVIGELLIAGAGVAGGYIGEPEKTAKSFVSLPHLPLHSNRGPGHIYRTGDLMRMDEDGVYYYIGRKDSQIKIRGQRVEIEALESNLVQLKAVSAAAVIKITPKGAGRNPFLVAFCVPISPCITAAAITKEYVERYTHHIVPRIEVVASLPLKTNGKTDRKELEHRYLAKITDSCMTSRYAGKDIGNVEAKLKALCVDILSLPTEDIDPTDDFMAMGTNSLMVAILLARINRTFGVSLGASKIYENPTLRSLTNLLETTQGHSTELTNEAEQELWLQDTQLGQHLRPLPGTVVDWEDVSEGRVFLTGATGFVGAFFLAELLRMPTVKKVACLIRAKDQAAGRLRLENVLRKYQIYSDLDKVVVLPGSFSEANLGLNRKDYDYYAEWASVVFHLGAKVSYVAPYSSHRMDNVVGTCNILEFASHKRPKATHYTSTIAVYGPTGLVTGTKFVHEDERPASHLAALHYDMGYAQSQWVAEAIAWNAIDNGLPVAIYRPGFVLGHSQTGVCNPDDFVGRVFASCMAMGRYPLLPNQRKEFVPVDYIVHALLHISKSKDNLGHAYNLVHPDKTHAIDLCTSFNLLKTICPYPMHGVTYTEWVQSLSLSPEDPLYPLVPMLKERVLGERTRWEVYENMVEYGRDNLHKAIKDAPDILACGPMDQLFSRYLRSWLPTSCAN; encoded by the coding sequence ATGGTCTTTTCAGAAGAAAATCAGTTGGACCTGGGCCTTGGAGCTCTTTTCAAAGCCCAGGTATCTGAGAATGGTGCAGCCGTAGCGGTCGAGAGCGATGGCCATGCATTATCATATGCTGATTTGCATTCAAAAGCGCTGTATCTGGCTTATCAGATACAACGGCTCTGCCCCTGCGACGGAACTCCGGTTGGAATCCTCATCCCGAGAGGTATAAATCATATCCTGGGCCAGGTTGCTGTGCTCTACTTGGGTAGATCATGCGTGCCTCTTGATTTTAAGCTACCCGATGATCATCTCAATAACATGCTACACGATATCGGCACCAACCTCGTCATATGTGACCAAGAGACCACGCATCGGCTTCCGACTTTCACACATGTCCTCGCTGACCACACGATTGAGGCTCCTGGCCCTAGCTTCGAGCCATTACTCAAGGGCCCCAAAAGCTGCTCTCATATCCTTCATACCTCTGGCACGACTGGCAAGCCAAAAGCCATCGAAATCTTTGCAGAGGGGCTTATCAACATCCTTCTCGATCCTTCGTCCTTTGTAAAGAAAGGTGACCGTGTCGGTCATATAACGAGTGTGGCCTTTGACGCTTCGTTGGTAGACATCTGGGGAAGCTTAGTGAACGGGGCGACAATAGTTTGCATTCCGATGGAAACAGTACTCGATCCTCTCGAGCTCTCTCGCCAGATCAAAAGCCTGAAGCTCAACGTTATGCAAATCACGACATCATTGCTTAATATCACTGCGTACGCTTCACCAagtgctttttcttcccttgaAACCCTGATCACCGGTGGCGAAGCAATCAATGTTCAAACCATCAGGACCATATTCGAGGGGGGACCACCACGGCGTATCATCAATGGCTACGGGCCCACAGAGTGCAGTGTATACACACTCTGGCACCCCGTCTCGCGGGAGGAGGCACAGCGGGGCGAGATACCCGTAGGCAAGCCTTTTTGCAACGTACAGACCTGCCTTGTGGATGAAAACCTAATACCCGTCAAGGCCGGCGTTATCGGTGAGCTCCTCATAGCGGGTGCAGGCGTCGCTGGCGGATACATTGGAGAGCCTGAAAAGACCGCCAAAAGCTTCGTCtcccttcctcatcttccgctCCACAGCAACCGCGGACCAGGACATATTTACCGCACAGGCGACCTGATGCgtatggatgaagatggtgtcTATTACTATATCGGTCGAAAGGACAGCCAGATAAAGATCCGAGGGCAAAGAGTCGAGATTGAGGCTCTGGAATCCAATCTTGTCCAGTTAAAAGCCGTCAGTGCTGCAGCAGTGATTAAGATCACACCAAAAGGGGCGGGGAGAAATCCATTTCTGGTTGCATTCTGTGTCCCAATATCTCCTTGcatcaccgccgccgccataACCAAAGAATATGTGGAAAGGTACACCCATCACATCGTGCCTCGCATTGAAGTTGTGGCTTCGTTGCCGCTCAAGACCAATGGCAAAACAGACCGCAAGGAGTTGGAGCATCGATATCTTGCGAAAATTACAGATTCGTGCATGACAAGCCGATATGCAGGCAAGGATATCGGCAATGTGGAAGCCAAGCTGAAGGCGCTCTGTGTTGACATTTTGAGTCTCCCCACCGAGGACATCGATCCAACCGATGACTTCATGGCCATGGGAACCAATTCATTGATGGTTGCAATTTTGCTCGCTAGAATTAACCGTACATTTGGAGTCTCGCTGGGCGCGTCGAAGATTTACGAAAACCCGACCCTAAGAAGCCTTACCAACCTATTGGAAACTACTCAGGGCCACAGTACGGAGCTTACCAACGAAGCCGAACAGGAGCTATGGTTGCAGGACACGCAACTGGGGCAGCACTTGAGGCCTCTGCCTGGCACCGTTGTCGACTGGGAAGACGTTTCTGAGGGACGTGTTTTCCTCACAGGAGCTACTGGCTTCGTTGGTGCGTTCTTTCTCGCAGAATTGTTGCGAATGCCGACGGTGAAGAAGGTCGCTTGTTTGATCCGCGCCAAAGACCAAGCCGCTGGGCGGTTGCGCCTTGAGAACGTTCTTCGTAAATACCAGATCTACTCAGACCTCGACAAAGTTGTAGTCCTGCCAGGCAGTTTCAGTGAAGCAAACCTCGGATTAAATCGCAAGGACTACGATTACTATGCTGAGTGGGCCAGCGTAGTCTTTCATCTTGGAGCTAAAGTGAGCTATGTTGCTCCCTATTCGTCCCATAGAATGGACAATGTCGTTGGCACATGCAACATTCTCGAATTTGCCAGCCACAAGCGTCCAAAGGCAACTCACTACACCTCGACCATCGCGGTATATGGGCCTACAGGGCTCGTGACTGGTACCAAGTTCGTGCATGAGGATGAACGTCCAGCCTCACACTTGGCAGCACTGCATTACGACATGGGTTACGCGCAAAGTCAATGGGTCGCAGAAGCAATTGCGTGGAATGCAATCGACAATGGTCTCCCTGTTGCCATCTACCGTCCTGGTTTCGTTCTCGGCCACAGCCAAACAGGGGTCTGCAACCCGGATGACTTCGTCGGCCGCGTGTTCGCCAGCTGTATGGCGATGGGCCGTTACCCGCTCCTTCCAAATCAGCGGAAGGAGTTCGTACCTGTGGATTACATTGTGCATGCCTTGTTACACATATCCAAGTCGAAAGACAACCTAGGACATGCTTACAATCTGGTGCATCCGGACAAAACGCATGCAATTGATCTGTGTACAAGCTTCAACCTGTTGAAAACCATATGTCCATACCCAATGCATGGGGTTACGTACACAGAGTGGGTGCAATCTCTCTCACTCAGCCCAGAGGACCCTCTCTACCCCCTCGTTCCGATGCTGAAGGAGAGAGTTCTGGGTGAGCGGACGCGATGGGAGGTGTACGAGAATATGGTGGAGTATGGCCGCGACAATCTGCATAAGGCAATCAAGGATGCTCCGGATATCTTGGCCTGTGGTCCTATGGATCAGCTTTTTAGCCGATACCTGCGTTCCTGGCTACCGACATCCTGTGCAAACTAG
- the cat2 gene encoding bifunctional catalase-peroxidase Cat2 yields MTQDKCPFKEQSSQPNFAGGGTSNKDWWPDRLKLNILRQHTAVSNPLDADFDYAAAFNSLDYEGLKKDLRALMTDSQDWWPADFGHYGGLFIRMAWHSAGTYRVFDGRGGAGQGQQRFAPLNSWPDNVSLDKARRLLWPIKQKYGNKISWADLLILTGNVALESMGFKTFGFAGGRPDTWEADEATYWGRETTWLGNDARYAKGFSGSDKRGSLIADEESHKTTHSRELETPLAAAHMGLIYVNPEGPDGNPDPVAAAHDIRDTFGRMAMNDEETVALIAGGHTFGKTHGAAPADNVGKEPEAAGLEAQGLGWANKHGSGKGPHTITSGLEVTWTKTPTQWNNNFLEYLFKFEWELTKSPAGAHQWVAKNADEIIPDAYDASKKHKPTMLTTDLSLRFDPAYEKIARRFLEHPDQFADAFARAWFKLTHRDMGPRARYLGPEVPSEVLIWQDPIPAVNHPLVDASDIAALKDEILASGVPPRSFISTAWAAASTFRGSDKRGGANGARIRLAPQRDWEVNNQPWLREALSALEAVQSRFNARGDSKKVSLADLIVLAGCAAVEKAAQDAGHPIKVPFVPGRMDASQEETDVQSFNHMEPFADGFRNFAKGPARPRAEHYLVDKAQLLNLSAPEMTVLVGGLRVLNTNYDGSTHGVFTSRPGALTNDFFVHLLDMNTAWKDVGNGELFEGSDRKTGGKKWTATRADLVFGSNAELRAIAEVYASNDGDMKFVKDFVAAWNKVMNLDRFDLKGKQTIPARL; encoded by the coding sequence ATGACACAGGACAAGTGCCCCTTCAAGGAGCAGTCGTCGCAGCCCAATTTTGCTGGTGGCGGCACCAGCAACAAGGACTGGTGGCCGGACCGGCTGAAGCTCAACATCCTACGCCAGCACACGGCCGTCTCCAACCCGCTGGACGCTGACTTTGACTATGCCGCCGCCTTCAACAGCCTCGACTATGAGGGCCTGAAGAAGGATCTTCGTGCCTTGATGACCGACTCGCAGGACTGGTGGCCCGCCGACTTTGGTCACTATGGAGGTCTCTTCATCCGGATGGCCTGGCACAGCGCCGGAACCTACCGTGTGTTTGACGGTCGTGGCGGTGCCGGTCAGGGCCAGCAGCGGTTTGCCCCCTTAAACAGCTGGCCCGACAATGTCAGTCTGGACAAAGCTCGTCGTCTGCTCTGGCCCATCAAGCAAAAGTACGGCAACAAGATCTCGTGGGCCGATCTCCTGATCCTCACCGGTAACGTCGCCCTGGAGTCCATGGGTTTCAAGACCTTTGGCTTCGCTGGAGGCCGTCCAGACACCTGGGAGGCGGACGAGGCCACCTACTGGGGACGAGAGACTACCTGGCTGGGCAACGACGCGCGGTACGCCAAGGGGTTTTCTGGATCCGACAAGCGCGGCTCCCTTATTGCCGACGAGGAGTCACACAAGACCACCCACTCGCGTGAGCTGGAGACTCCTCTGGCCGCCGCCCACATGGGTCTGATCTATGTCAACCCGGAGGGTCCCGATGGTAACCCCGATCCCGTCGCGGCCGCTCACGATATCCGGGACACCTTTGGCCGCATGGCTATGAACGACGAGGAGACGGTCGCCCTCATCGCTGGTGGCCACACCTTTGGCAAGACCCACGGTGCTGCCCCTGCGGACAACGTCGGCAAAGAGCCCGAAGCCGCCGGCCTGGAAGCCCAGGGTCTCGGCTGGGCGAACAAGCACGGCTCCGGCAAGGGTCCCCACACCATCACGAGCGGCCTGGAGGTGACCTGGACCAAGACCCCGACCCAGTGGAACAACAATTTCCTGGAGTACCTGTTCAAGTTCGAGTGGGAGCTCACCAAGAGTCCCGCCGGCGCCCACCAGTGGGTTGCCAAGAACGCTGACGAGATCATTCCCGACGCCTACGATGCCTCCAAGAAGCACAAGCCCACCATGCTCACCACCGACTTGTCGCTCCGCTTCGATCCCGCCTACGAGAAGATCGCCCGCCGCTTCCTCGAGCATCCGGACCAGTTCGCCGACGCCTTCGCCCGCGCCTGGTTCAAGCTCACCCACCGGGACATGGGCCCCCGCGCCCGCTACCTCGGCCCGGAGGTCCCCAGCGAGGTTCTGATCTGGCAGGACCCCATCCCCGCCGTCAACCATCCACTCGTCGACGCGTCCGACATTGCCGCGCTCAAGGACGAGATCCTCGCCTCCGGTGTGCCTCCAAGAAGCTTCATCTCCACCGCCTGGGCCGCCGCCTCCACGTTCCGTGGCAGCGACAAGCGCGGGGGTGCCAACGGCGCACGCATCCGTCTGGCCCCGCAGCGCGACTGGGAGGTCAACAACCAACCCTGGCTGCGCGAGGCCCTCTCCGCGTTGGAGGCCGTCCAATCGCGCTTCAACGCCCGCGGCGACAGCAAGAAGGTCTCGCTCGCTGATCTCATCGTCCTGGCCGGCTGCGCGGCCGTCGAGAAGGCCGCGCAGGACGCCGGCCATCCGATCAAGGTGCCGTTCGTCCCCGGTCGCATGGACGCCTCCCAGGAGGAAACGGACGTGCAGTCCTTCAACCACATGGAGCCCTTCGCCGATGGCTTCCGCAATTTCGCCAAGGGCCCTGCCCGCCCGCGTGCGGAGCACTACCTCGTCGACAAGGCGCAGCTGCTGAACCTGTCTGCGCCCGAGATGACCGTCCTGGTTGGCGGTCTGCGGGTGCTCAACACCAACTACGATGGCTCCACGCACGGCGTCTTCACCTCCCGTCCTGGAGCTCTGACGAACGACTTCTTTGTTCACCTGCTGGACATGAACACCGCCTGGAAGGACGTCGGGAACGGCGAGTTGTTCGAGGGCAGCGACCGCAAGACCGGAGGCAAGAAGTGGACGGCTACTCGTGCGGACCTGGTCTTTGGCTCGAACGCTGAGCTGCGTGCGATTGCGGAGGTGTATGCCAGCAACGATGGCGACATGAAGTTCGTCAAGGATTTCGTGGCGGCGTGGAACAAGGTAATGAACCTGGATCGGTTTGATTTGAAGGGCAAGCAGACCATCCCTGCCCGTTTGTGA
- a CDS encoding MARVEL domain-containing protein has translation MVSTAITRPASLVVRFMQWSSAVIVMGITSYFINKWPHTQHTIYWEVISTMSVVFFLPAFLSPFMPTRLSRFVLPIDVIFSYLWLTAFIFAAQDYNWHNCAVNAPPGASCALKKANESFIFLAL, from the exons ATGGTGTCGACAGCAATCACTCGTCCTGCCTCTCTGGTGGTGCGCTTCATGCAATGGTCCAGCGCCGTCATCGTGATGGGCATCACCTCCTACTTCATCAACAAGTGGCCGCATACACAGCACACCATCTACTGGGAAGTCATC TCTACGATGTccgttgtcttcttcctgccgGCTTTCCTTTCCCCCTTCATGCCGACTCGTCTGAGCAGATTCGTCTTGCCTATTGACGTTATCTTCTCCTATCT GTGGTTGACCGCGTTCATCTTCGCTGCACAAGACTACAACTGGCACAACTGCGCCGTCAATGCTCCCCCCGGTGCTAGCTGCGCGCTCAAGAAGGCCAACGAGTCgttcatcttcctcgccttGTAA